In Oryza sativa Japonica Group chromosome 2, ASM3414082v1, the following are encoded in one genomic region:
- the LOC4328165 gene encoding uncharacterized protein gives MAALKMNRMAVAALFLAAVVVAGGAGASAHVGVGAGAGADAGVGAAVGAGADAALGVGAGAAGAAGAGVGAGIGAAANVAGSLTGAAEGAAGVAPKVHV, from the coding sequence ATGGCGGCCCTGAAGATGAACAGGATGGCCGTGGCGGCGCTGTtcctcgccgccgtggtggtggcgggcggcgctGGCGCTAGCGCCCACGTCGGGGTTGGGGCTGGGGCTGGGGccgacgccggcgtcggcgccgccgtcggggcTGGCGCTGACGCCGCCCTCGGGgttggcgccggcgccgccggcgccgccggggctggagttggagctggaaTTGGAGCCGCCGCCAACGTCGCCGGGTCTCTCACCGGCGCCGCtgagggcgccgccggcgtggcaCCCAAGGTGCATgtgtga
- the LOC112937963 gene encoding uncharacterized protein, whose protein sequence is MAVAQVSRTAVVALVLVAVVVAAAYVPAATAYGCFDDCYERCANGKTDDACNSMCKQACSGAGGGPAEAPDEA, encoded by the coding sequence atggcggtggcgcagGTGAGCAGGACGGCCGTGGTGGCGCTGGTCCTCGtcgccgtggtggtggcggcggcgtacgtgccggcggcgaccgcgtaCGGCTGCTTCGACGACTGCTACGAGCGCTGCGCCAACGGGAAGACGGACGACGCCTGCAACTCCATGTGCAAGCAGGCttgcagcggcgccggcggcggccccgcCGAGGCGCCCGACGAGGCTTGA